A window from Polyodon spathula isolate WHYD16114869_AA chromosome 28, ASM1765450v1, whole genome shotgun sequence encodes these proteins:
- the LOC121301994 gene encoding nucleolar transcription factor 1-like, which yields MEATWKTMEKKEKIMWIKKAAEDQKRYERELSEMRAPAIVTGTGKKMKFEGEPKKPPMNGYQKFSQELLSSGELNQLPLKERMVEIGGRWQKLTQAHKDRYKKMAEELQKHYKVQLEHWLKSLSLQDRAIYKEYTSNKRKSTAKPRGTIAKVKAVVARKSDTEEDDDEEEEKADSSEEDSSSDEESEEGEENEEEEEEEEEDDEEADDKENESESSSSSSSSEETSDSDSD from the exons ATGGAGGCCACTTGGAAGACCATGGAGAAGAAGGAGAAGATCATGTGGATCAAGAAGGCAGCTGAGGATCAGAAGAGATATGAG AGGGAGCTGAGCGAGATGCGCGCCCCTGCTATAGTGACAGGCACTGGCAAGAAGATGAAGTTTGAAGGAGAGCCAAAGAAGCCGCCCAT GAACGGGTACCAGAAGTTCTCCCAGGAGCTGCTGTCGAGCGGGGAGCTGAACCAGCTGCCCCTGAAGGAGCGCATGGTGGAGATCGGGGGGCGCTGGCAGAAGCTCACGCAGGCTCACAAGGACCGTTACAAGAAGATGGCAGAGGAATTGCAGAAACACTACAAAGTGCAGCTGGAGCACTGGCTGAAG AGCTTGTCCTTGCAAGACAGAGCGATATACAAGGAGTACACATcaaat AAACGCAAAAGCACTGCAAAACCCAGAGGGACAATTGCCAAGGTGAAGGCTGTCGTGGCCAGGAAATCT GATACGGAGGAGGATGATGACGAGGAAGAAGAGAAAGCGGATTCTTCAGAGGAAGACTCCTCCAGCGATGAGGAGAgcgaggagggggaggag aatgaagaggaggaggaggaggaggaggaagacgacGAGGAGGCCGATGACAAGGAGAACGAGTCcgaaagcagcagcagctcctccagcTCCGAGGAGACATCGGACTCTGACTCGGACTGA